From one Lolium rigidum isolate FL_2022 chromosome 4, APGP_CSIRO_Lrig_0.1, whole genome shotgun sequence genomic stretch:
- the LOC124647169 gene encoding uncharacterized protein LOC124647169 has product MEEEEEKDEEREDEEVSSAGSSPLRELHVPDEMYDDLDESVWETIKKAQGDIKAKLARRRAWPTLNTLMIRGFKCVLDDPNFVPDPETARKVVLYAAPSVVGLTSTVDGKPLARCCGFWVHWDEKNKIGTVLTTSRLICTKSSSMNAWLGQEKYDIDAEVLVHLRGNTTEKAHLQYLQKHYDLAFFSVKVDQPVHILLYNDGVKHADKVFELGRDESSFLRISHGVVKNSKPNLLQRYHYMHVDGADLHAKYGKGGPLIDFDGKIVGMVNGNTRGSFMPSSILVKCLQLWRKFQCIPRPHLGMKFWSIKFVDIALAENILYMCNIDDGLIVKEVSEGSLAEKLGIRDGDVIRCVNGKHISTTVELENLLLGICEDESGNLNSKVNVELWVFHIRKSLWRNRTLTVNVSDEGEVVAKGARYPFGSPSGPTETPGSMQT; this is encoded by the exons atggaggaggaggaggagaaggatgaGGAAAGGGAGGATGAGGAGGTCTCGTCTGCTGGAAGCTCCCCACTTCGCGAGCTCCACGTACCGGATGAGATGTATGATGATCTCGACGAAAGTGTATGGGAAACAATTAAGAAAGCGCAAGGCGATATCAAGGCAAAGCTAG CTCGCCGCAGGGCATGGCCCACACTTAATACACTCATGATTAGAGGTTTCAAGTGCGTGCTTGATGATCCAAATTTTGTTCCTGACCCTGAAACTGCAAGAAAGGTGGTGCTTTATGCTGCTCCATCTGTGGTTGGACTTACATCCACTGTTG ATGGTAAGCCGCTAGCACGCTGCTGTGGTTTCTGGGTTCATTGGGATGAGAAGAATAAGATTGGCACGGTTTTGACAACATCACGTCTAATTTGCACCAAGTCATCGTCCATGAACGCCTGGTTAGGACAAGAAAAGTATGATATTGATGCTGAG GTTCTTGTTCACCTGCGGGGTAACACCACCGAAAAGGCCCACCTGCAGTATCTTCAGAAGCACTATGATTTGGCCTTTTTCAGTGTTAAAGTAGATCAGCCTGTCCATATACTGCTTTACAATGATGGTGTGAAACACGCTGACAAAGTTTTTGAGCTTGGAAGAGATGAGAGTTCGTTTCTACGGATAAGCCATGGTGTGGTGAAAAACTCGAAACCAAACTTGCTTCAAAGATATCACTATATGCATGTAGATGGTGCAGATCTACATGCTAAG TATGGCAAGGGAGGGCCACTCATTGACTTTGATGGAAAAATTGTGGGAATGGTCAATGGCAACACGAGAGGGTCATTTATGCCATCTTCCATTTTAGTCAAGTGCTTACAGCTATGGAGGAAATTTCA GTGCATCCCTCGGCCTCACCTTGGAATGAAGTTTTGGTCAATCAAGTTTGTAGACATTGCCCTTGCTGAGAATATATTGtacatgtgcaatattgatgatggCCTAATTGTTAAAGAG GTGTCAGAAGGCTCTCTCGCTGAAAAACTTGGAATACGAGACGGTGATGTCATCAGATGTGTTAATGGAAAACACATCTCTACTACAGTTGAG TTAGAGAATTTGTTGCTGGGCATATGCGAGGATGAGAGTGGCAACCTTAATTCTAAAGTGAATGTTGAG CTTTGGGTATTTCACATACGCAAGTCTCTCTGGAGAAACAGAACATTAACTGTAAATGTGTCTGATGAAGGTGAAGTTGTTGCCAAAGGAG CTCGTTATCCTTTTGGATCACCAAGTGGGCCCACTGAAACACCAGGATCGATGCAGACTTGA